The region AGCCCTGCCAGATCACTCATTGGTTGCTGGTGGTCGAACGTTCGTATAATCATTTGGGTGCTGGTATCAGTTCACGGAGTGCGTACGTACCGCCTGAAACCGACCGGCCCCTCGCAGCCGGTCCGTTGGAGGCACCAACTGGCGGGGGCAGAACCGGTGGAGGATGCGGTGGCTGCTACCCGTCCACTGAGGTACCCCATCCGACAGCCGCGTCCTTTTTGCGCCCTGCGAGCTATCCGACTGTCATGCAATCACTCGCCCCGGACAATCCCAACACGCTTTCCTTCGACGCTGAGGTGGCCTCCGTCGACGGCGCGAACGTCGTGCTCGAGGAGACCTATTTCTACGCCCAGAGCGGCGGGCAGCCCGCCGACCGCGGCGTCGTCGCCGACATCGCTGTCACCGACGTGCAAGAGTATCCGTTCGGCATCGTCCACGCACTCGCGGACGAGGATCACGGCCTTGCGGCGGGTGACGAGGTTCGCTGTGTGGTCGACGCCTCCTTCCGGACCTACTGCCGGCGGGCCCACACGGCGAGTCACATGCTCTTCGGTGCGGCCCGGCGCGTGCTGGACGACGTTGGCTACGCCGGCTTCGATATCGACGAGGAGAAGGCCCGGGTGGATTTCACCGCCGAGACCGAGATTACCGACGAGCGACTGGTCGAACTCGAGCGGCTGACCAACCGTGCCGTCTGGGACTCGCTACCCGTCTCCTGGACGTACCAAGACGCCGAGACCGCACAGCAGCGTGAGGATGTGGCGTTCAACACCAAGACAGAGGAGGGCGCGATGAGCGACGTTCGAGAATCGCAAAGCGATTCTCGTGCCAACCAGAGCGCGGAGCGTTCTGGTGACGCTGACCAGGTGCGCATCGTCACCATCGAGGGGTGGGACGTGGCGGCCTGCGGCGGCACGCACGTCGACAACACTGCCGAAATCGGACCCGTCCGAATACTCGACCGCTCGAACCCCGGCGAAGGCGCCACCCGTGTGGAGTTCGCTGTGGGTCCAACAGCCATCGACGCCGCCGCCGAGAGTCACGACGCTGCCATGGCCGCTGCTGCTGGTCTTGACGTGGCGATTCCCGCGCTCCCGGACGCCGTGGACCGGCTGATAGCCGAGCGCGATGAGCTCCGGGACGAGGTCGCGGAACTGAAAAGTGAACTCCTTGAGTACCGCCTCGCCGATCTCGACGCGGTCGAGCGAGACGGCGCGTCGTGGCTCGTGGGCGCCGTCGACGGAGTCACGGCAAACGATCTCCAGGGCGACCTGCAGGAACTTGCCGGCGAGAAGGCTGACGTGGTTGCAGTCGCCGGCACCGCCGGCGACACGTTCGTGGCCGTGGCCACCGACGGCGCCGCAGACGCAAACGAGGTCGTGCAAGAACTCACGGGCGAGTTCGGCGGCGGTGGCGGCGGCGGCCCGACGTTCGCCCAGGGCGGCGGGATTCCGGTGACGCCGATCGAGGTCGTCGAGTACCTTCGGGAGTAGCGCCGCCACCCTCCGGAGCATATCCGACGGACTCAAGGAATCGACGGGAACCTGTGCGGCGGAGGATGA is a window of halophilic archaeon DL31 DNA encoding:
- a CDS encoding Threonyl/alanyl tRNA synthetase SAD (PFAM: Threonyl/alanyl tRNA synthetase, SAD; Alanyl-tRNA synthetase, class IIc, N-terminal; Phosphoesterase, DHHA1~KEGG: hvo:HVO_2717 alanyl-tRNA synthetase), with protein sequence MQSLAPDNPNTLSFDAEVASVDGANVVLEETYFYAQSGGQPADRGVVADIAVTDVQEYPFGIVHALADEDHGLAAGDEVRCVVDASFRTYCRRAHTASHMLFGAARRVLDDVGYAGFDIDEEKARVDFTAETEITDERLVELERLTNRAVWDSLPVSWTYQDAETAQQREDVAFNTKTEEGAMSDVRESQSDSRANQSAERSGDADQVRIVTIEGWDVAACGGTHVDNTAEIGPVRILDRSNPGEGATRVEFAVGPTAIDAAAESHDAAMAAAAGLDVAIPALPDAVDRLIAERDELRDEVAELKSELLEYRLADLDAVERDGASWLVGAVDGVTANDLQGDLQELAGEKADVVAVAGTAGDTFVAVATDGAADANEVVQELTGEFGGGGGGGPTFAQGGGIPVTPIEVVEYLRE